From the genome of Aspergillus chevalieri M1 DNA, chromosome 8, nearly complete sequence, one region includes:
- a CDS encoding uncharacterized protein (COG:S;~EggNog:ENOG410Q52J;~SECRETED:SignalP(1-27)), with protein sequence MMLAHLKALDLLMKFFIFALCLIPALAYPVNATDSLTTLEKCTLNPPLPTLQEARQHVKKLPKDKSIFYLGQCQMAASFYGSKHGMVMLANADDGSGWLQFEGGPFHEYVSRQCDDEPTWTEDEEWQAINIISQAFAAESSGVATVVLPYIVHDSKNHWDGEFETLKVNPNIHKVVAFDMKDCTADPQGQPRELWPRNEAKTAHAG encoded by the coding sequence ATGATGCTTGCACATCTCAAAGCCCTAGACCTTCTCATGAAGTTTTTCATCTTTGCACTCTGCCTCATACCGGCCCTTGCATATCCAGTCAATGCCACCGATAGCTTGACCACTCTCGAAAAATGCACGCTTAATCCTCCGCTCCCAACTTTACAGGAAGCTCGCCAGCATGTTAAAAAGCTGCCCAAGGACAAATCCATTTTTTACTTGGGCCAATGCCAGATGGCAGCCTCATTCTACGGATCCAAGCATGGTATGGTGATGTTGGCAAATGCAGATGATGGATCCGGCTGGTTGCAATTTGAAGGCGGCCCATTCCATGAATACGTCTCAAGGCAATGTGATGATGAACCTACCTGGACGGAAGATGAAGAGTGGCAGGCCATAAACATTATTTCACAAGCTTTTGCCGCGGAGTCCTCGGGCGTTGCCACTGTTGTTCTTCCATACATTGTCCATGACAGCAAGAACCATTGGGATGGCGAGTTTGAGACACTAAAGGTGAACCCCAACATTCACAAAGTGGTAGCCTTTGATATGAAGGATTGCACAGCGGACCCTCAAGGCCAACCAAGAGAGCTGTGGCCCAGAAATGAGGCCAAAACTGCGCATGCTGGCTAA
- a CDS encoding ankyrin repeat domain-containing protein (COG:S;~EggNog:ENOG410PZQF;~InterPro:IPR002110,IPR020683,IPR036770;~PFAM:PF13637,PF12796;~go_function: GO:0005515 - protein binding [Evidence IEA]), translated as MSTSGLSVQDEAENAAAAGNAMQLKECFSRGARVDTFVYLKALQNGNVDTYKVILDNGGHIDYNLGTSGNALTSALRHHHDLLLEFLFANSVDVNNGHWGHMLPPVGVAVRMNRNIKWTERLLQAGARLNETGALHIAAIMGDLPKIELLLSFGADVNEVPACTIMGFVKYNKKGSPVHWAIHGGSADAVQLLLQYHPDLNVLDEDGVSVYNRLQEAHLPLS; from the coding sequence ATGTCAACATCTGGCCTCTCAGTCCAAGACGAAGCAGAAAACGCTGCCGCCGCAGGCAATGCAATGCAGCTGAAAGAGTGCTTTAGCAGAGGGGCCCGAGTGGACACGTTTGTGTACTTGAAGGCGCTGCAAAATGGCAATGTTGATACCTACAAGGTAATTCTGGACAATGGTGGCCATATCGATTACAATCTGGGCACCAGCGGCAATGCATTGACTTCAGCCCTGCGCCATCATCATGATCTACTACTGGAGTTTCTCTTTGCAAATTCTGTCGATGTCAACAATGGTCATTGGGGCCATATGCTTCCACCAGTAGGAGTTGCGGTGCGAATGAACCGCAATATCAAATGGACAGAGCGTCTTCTGCAAGCTGGCGCAAGGCTGAATGAGACTGGGGCATTGCACATTGCAGCGATCATGGGCGATTTGCCAAAAATAgaacttcttctttcctttggGGCAGATGTCAATGAGGTTCCCGCTTGCACAATAATGGGGTTTGTCAAGTACAATAAAAAAGGATCCCCAGTCCACTGGGCGATCCACGGAGGCTCAGCAGATGCTGTgcagcttcttctccaatATCATCCTGACCTTAATGtccttgatgaagatggtgTTAGTGTTTATAATCGGCTCCAGGAGGCTCATCTGCCACTTTCCTAG
- a CDS encoding uncharacterized protein (COG:S;~EggNog:ENOG410PKVH): MRNNFRMSMMQYLEYERQSIEFRGLEEGILSFSSLSMKMNYSSLRDQHKELSNAFDRSLGWYAGNIRAVWPHNKAGMGTLYELTSAELDQFRRLSPDPTQFETNYMRKSGSESKNDKKSLTPLQSSQPSINSNNRTETTTLAQADLDIPGPIEVAAEDYTNGRVAQVSTNNFKENNRKAREIVLDNCLDLGQLPNPEIGPDFFVKEVVKIGVAYKFVNDTKKWLKQCKRRRPADEVEDYGTISEIRTVMHIYLLKSRGKSKKITAFADYICTRTTQPSIKSG; encoded by the exons ATGCGAAACAACTTTCGAATGAGTATGATGCAGTATCTCGAGTACGAACGACAATCCATCGAATTCCGGGGTCTCGAGGAAGGTATTCTGTCATTTTCGTCCTTGTCAATGAAGATGAACTACTCTTCGCTAAGAGACCAGCATAAGGAGCTCAGCAATGCCTTTGACCGGAGCTTGGGTTGGTACGCAGGAAATATCCGCGCTGTCTGGCCTCATAACAAAGCAGGCATGGGGACCCTCTACGAATTGACTTCAGCCGAGCTGGACCAGTTCCGCCGTCTCTCGCCAGACCCGACACAATTCGAGACCAACTATATGCGGAAGAGCGGCAGCGAATCGAAAAACGACAAAAAGTCCCTGACTCCTCTCCAA TCGTCCCAGCCGTCAATCAATTCCAACAATCGCACCGAGACTACCACTCTTGCTCAAGCCGATCTGGATATTCCTGGGCCAATTGAAGTAGCGGCGGAAGACTATACCAACGGGCGCGTAGCACAAGTGAGCACGAACAACTTCAAGGAGAATAACCGGAAAGCACGTGAGATTGTGTTGGATAATTGTCTCGACCTTGGGCAGCTTCCTAACCCCGAAATTGGTCCGGATTTCTTTGTCAAAGAAGTGGTGAAAATTGGTGTTGCCTACAAATTTGTCAACGATACTAAGAAATGGCTCAAACAGTGCAAACGTAGAAGGCCTGCCGATGAAGTTGAGGATTACGGGACTATCTCGGAGATTAGAACTGTTATGCACATATATCTCTTGAAATCACGTGGCAAGAGTAAAAAAATTACTGCTTTTGCTGATTATATATGTACTCGAACAACCCAGCCGTCTATTAAGTCCGGTTAA